The following coding sequences are from one Mycobacterium bourgelatii window:
- a CDS encoding FAD-dependent oxidoreductase, with the protein MTAELKTRCCIAGGGPAGMMLGYLLARAGIDVIVLEKHGDFLRDFRGDTIHPSTLEVMNELGLYEGLLQRPHHPTPTISANFGDFKVTMADFRHLPVRGRFIAMMPQWDFLNFIADEAQHYSTFRLMLTAEVNNLIEEDGRIAGVIVDTPTGETKIFSDLVIGCDGRSSTVRAKAGLDIVNLGAPMDVLWFRIPRIPSDPDESMGSFGQGVIMVMINRGDYWQCGYVIAKDSLEQARMHGIDFFRSQIAKLAPFLADRADELADLDDLALLTVKVDRLKKWHRPGLLCIGDAAHAMSPIGGVGINLAIQDAVAAANLLIPPLRRGQVTAADLHRVQKRRELPTRVTQAAQVFIQKNVITAVLSGPAQLRPPRAVQLVARWPRLARIPARMVGMGVRPEHPDLTLIDAS; encoded by the coding sequence ATGACAGCCGAATTGAAAACACGCTGCTGCATCGCCGGTGGCGGGCCTGCGGGCATGATGCTCGGCTACCTACTGGCCCGTGCCGGGATCGATGTCATCGTGCTGGAAAAGCACGGTGACTTCCTACGGGATTTCCGTGGTGACACCATCCATCCGTCCACCCTCGAGGTGATGAACGAACTCGGACTCTACGAGGGGCTACTCCAACGACCGCATCACCCGACACCAACGATCAGCGCCAATTTCGGTGATTTCAAAGTAACAATGGCCGATTTCCGCCACCTGCCGGTGCGCGGAAGGTTCATCGCCATGATGCCGCAATGGGACTTTCTAAATTTCATCGCCGACGAGGCACAACATTATTCGACCTTCCGGCTCATGCTGACGGCGGAGGTCAACAACCTGATCGAGGAAGACGGCCGCATCGCCGGCGTCATCGTCGACACCCCCACTGGGGAGACGAAGATCTTCAGCGACCTCGTAATCGGCTGTGACGGCAGATCCTCCACCGTCCGCGCAAAAGCAGGCCTGGACATCGTGAACCTTGGTGCGCCGATGGACGTTCTCTGGTTCCGTATCCCGCGCATACCAAGCGATCCGGACGAATCGATGGGGAGCTTCGGCCAGGGCGTCATCATGGTGATGATCAACCGCGGCGACTACTGGCAATGCGGCTACGTCATCGCCAAGGACTCCCTGGAACAGGCGCGCATGCACGGAATTGACTTCTTTCGCAGCCAGATAGCGAAGCTGGCACCGTTCCTCGCAGATCGCGCGGACGAGCTTGCCGACTTAGACGATCTGGCGTTGTTAACCGTCAAGGTCGACCGCCTCAAGAAATGGCATCGACCCGGCTTGCTTTGCATCGGCGATGCCGCCCACGCCATGTCGCCCATCGGCGGAGTGGGTATCAACCTTGCGATCCAGGACGCAGTGGCCGCGGCCAATCTCCTGATCCCGCCGTTGCGTCGCGGCCAGGTAACCGCCGCCGACCTGCATCGCGTCCAGAAGCGGCGTGAACTGCCCACCCGCGTCACCCAAGCGGCGCAGGTCTTCATCCAAAAGAACGTCATCACCGCCGTGTTGAGTGGTCCAGCACAGCTCAGGCCGCCGCGGGCGGTGCAGCTGGTTGCCCGCTGGCCCCGGCTCGCGCGCATCCCCGCCCGCATGGTCGGCATGGGTGTGCGGCCAGAGCATCCCGACCTGACCCTGATCGATGCATCATGA
- a CDS encoding FAD-binding oxidoreductase, giving the protein MSDAATRFAEIVGSNNLLTGDAIPEDYGHDEELALPPQLPAYVAKPATAQEVADLLKSATEFAVPVTARGSGCGLSGAARPLPNGLLISFERMNKVVEVDTENQVAVVQPGVTLTELDAATIDHGLGYMVHPGELSSSVGGNVGTNAGGMRAVKYGIARHNVLGLEAVLPTGEIIRTGGKIAKVSTGYDLTQLIVGSEGTLALATEVIVKLHPRLEHQASVLAPFVDFDQVMEAVPKVLASGIAPYNVEYIDNMTMAALIATQNLELGIPDSIRDSCQAYLLVAVEDRTSDRLMEDVEAVGEMLAELGAADAYVLEGGAARKLIEAREKAFWAAKALGANDIIDTVVPRASMPKFLSTARSLAATAGGGAIGCGHAGDGNVHMAIVCPDDAKRKQLMTDIFALAMELGGAISGEHGIGRAKTPYYLKLEDPAKIALMRRIKESFDPAGILNPGVIFADG; this is encoded by the coding sequence ATGAGCGACGCAGCGACGCGATTCGCCGAAATCGTCGGAAGCAATAACTTGCTCACCGGCGACGCCATCCCTGAGGACTACGGACATGACGAGGAGCTGGCCCTCCCGCCGCAGTTGCCGGCCTACGTCGCCAAGCCGGCAACCGCGCAAGAGGTCGCCGACCTGCTGAAATCCGCCACCGAATTCGCCGTCCCGGTGACGGCCCGAGGATCGGGCTGTGGCCTGTCCGGGGCAGCGCGCCCCCTCCCAAACGGCCTGCTGATCTCCTTCGAACGGATGAACAAGGTCGTCGAGGTCGACACCGAAAACCAGGTCGCCGTGGTCCAGCCCGGCGTGACGCTGACCGAACTCGACGCCGCGACCATCGACCACGGGCTCGGCTACATGGTCCACCCGGGCGAGCTGTCCTCCAGCGTCGGCGGCAACGTCGGAACCAACGCCGGCGGCATGCGCGCGGTCAAGTACGGCATAGCCCGGCACAACGTGCTCGGCCTGGAGGCGGTGCTGCCGACCGGCGAGATCATCCGCACCGGCGGCAAGATCGCCAAGGTCTCCACCGGCTATGACCTGACCCAGCTGATCGTCGGCTCGGAAGGCACCCTGGCCCTTGCCACCGAGGTGATCGTGAAGCTGCATCCGCGCCTGGAACACCAAGCCAGCGTGCTTGCCCCGTTCGTCGACTTCGACCAGGTCATGGAGGCGGTGCCAAAGGTGCTCGCCAGCGGCATCGCGCCCTACAACGTGGAATACATCGACAACATGACGATGGCGGCGCTCATCGCCACCCAGAATCTGGAGTTGGGCATTCCCGACAGCATCCGCGACAGCTGCCAAGCGTATTTGCTTGTGGCGGTGGAGGACCGCACCAGCGATCGACTGATGGAGGACGTCGAGGCCGTTGGTGAGATGCTTGCCGAACTGGGCGCGGCCGACGCCTACGTGTTGGAAGGGGGCGCGGCGCGAAAGCTGATCGAGGCACGGGAGAAAGCGTTCTGGGCCGCAAAGGCTTTGGGCGCCAACGACATCATCGATACCGTCGTCCCCCGTGCATCGATGCCGAAGTTCCTGTCCACCGCGCGGAGTCTCGCAGCAACCGCGGGCGGCGGCGCGATCGGTTGCGGGCACGCCGGCGACGGCAACGTCCACATGGCAATCGTGTGCCCAGACGACGCGAAGCGAAAGCAGCTCATGACCGACATCTTCGCGCTCGCAATGGAATTGGGTGGCGCAATCTCCGGCGAGCACGGCATTGGCCGCGCCAAGACACCGTACTACCTCAAGCTGGAGGATCCGGCCAAGATTGCGCTCATGCGTCGGATCAAGGAGAGCTTCGACCCGGCGGGCATCCTCAACCCCGGCGTGATCTTCGCAGACGGCTGA
- a CDS encoding serine/threonine-protein kinase yields the protein MSRPQGGARVGTRFGPYELRSLLGVGGMGEVYQAYDTRKGRMVALKLLRSEFAADPSFQQRFRWESERAARLQEPHVIPVHDFGQIDGVLFIDMRLVNGGSLKDLLRARGALEPARAVSIINQVASALDAAHADGLVHRDVKPENVLLTAEDFAYLVDFGIARAGNDPSVTASGSLLGSCAYMAPERFDKVPIGPQADVYSLACVLYECLTGEPPFPGTEAPQLMTAHLMSPPPRPSIMRRGINTAFDDVIAIGMAKRPDARFASAGELASAASDALGVDSPAPVSRPSQTRPFSTRYENPDNTGFSPYPPAMPAPQSASRRPGYGRTTVIVGGVAATMLVLAAILGAILVIRSTFSRSTPAAEAPPQPTTATPSLSRPVDGADGLGFIGHSARCDPGNPPAMVVRTAQSLLVICQAGTGSYYYRGERIRDGANIELANAVRIDGGFDVTNPANGVRYEVRPQQLTILSGSHVDSAEPVLQYATAN from the coding sequence ATGTCTAGGCCGCAGGGCGGCGCCCGCGTTGGCACCCGGTTCGGTCCGTACGAACTGCGGTCACTGCTCGGCGTGGGCGGAATGGGCGAGGTCTACCAGGCATACGACACCCGCAAGGGCCGGATGGTCGCGCTCAAGCTGCTGCGGTCCGAGTTCGCCGCGGACCCGTCATTCCAGCAACGATTCCGCTGGGAGTCTGAGCGGGCGGCGCGACTACAGGAACCGCATGTCATCCCGGTGCACGATTTCGGCCAGATCGACGGGGTGCTGTTCATCGACATGCGCCTGGTCAACGGCGGCAGCCTGAAAGACCTGCTGCGTGCACGCGGCGCGCTCGAGCCCGCCCGGGCGGTGTCGATCATCAACCAGGTGGCATCCGCGCTCGATGCCGCGCACGCCGACGGACTGGTGCACCGCGACGTCAAGCCCGAAAACGTGCTGCTGACCGCCGAGGACTTCGCCTATCTGGTCGATTTCGGCATCGCCCGCGCCGGCAACGATCCCAGTGTGACGGCGAGCGGGTCGTTGCTCGGGTCGTGTGCCTACATGGCACCCGAGCGGTTCGACAAGGTACCGATCGGGCCGCAGGCCGACGTCTATTCGCTGGCCTGCGTGCTTTACGAGTGCCTCACCGGCGAGCCGCCCTTCCCGGGTACGGAGGCCCCGCAGCTGATGACCGCGCACCTGATGTCGCCGCCGCCGCGGCCAAGCATCATGCGCAGGGGGATCAACACGGCGTTCGACGACGTCATTGCCATCGGTATGGCCAAGCGGCCCGATGCGAGGTTCGCGTCCGCGGGTGAACTGGCCAGCGCGGCCTCCGATGCGCTGGGTGTGGATTCCCCGGCCCCGGTGAGTCGGCCGTCGCAAACCCGGCCCTTCTCGACGAGATACGAAAACCCGGATAACACCGGCTTCAGCCCGTATCCGCCAGCGATGCCTGCGCCTCAAAGCGCTTCCCGGAGACCGGGTTACGGGCGTACGACGGTCATCGTCGGTGGCGTGGCCGCGACCATGTTGGTGCTCGCGGCGATCCTAGGTGCCATCCTGGTCATCCGCAGCACCTTCTCCAGGTCGACCCCAGCGGCGGAGGCGCCGCCGCAGCCGACGACGGCGACGCCGTCGCTGTCACGTCCGGTGGATGGCGCCGACGGGCTTGGCTTCATTGGGCACTCCGCCCGGTGCGATCCCGGGAATCCTCCCGCGATGGTGGTGCGAACGGCCCAGTCACTCTTGGTGATATGCCAAGCCGGCACTGGGAGTTACTACTACCGGGGTGAGCGGATCCGTGATGGCGCCAACATCGAGCTGGCCAATGCGGTGCGCATCGACGGTGGATTCGACGTCACCAATCCGGCCAACGGCGTCCGCTATGAGGTGCGTCCGCAGCAACTCACGATTCTCAGTGGTAGCCATGTCGATTCGGCGGAACCGGTGCTGCAATACGCCACCGCGAACTAG
- a CDS encoding mycothiol-dependent nitroreductase Rv2466c family protein produces MTSEVDFHFDPMCPFAYQTSIWIRDVREQLGITINWRFFSLEEVNRVEGKKHPWERDWSYGWSLMRIGALLRRTDMSLLDKWYSAIGHELHGLGGKPHDPEVARRLLGEIGSDPGVLDAALADSTTHDEVRAEHQRVVDAGGFGVPTLFLDGQCLFGPVLVDPPTGAASLRLWDVVTGMAELPHVYELQRPKSAADAELIGRSLRPYLDGRDWVSINRGEVVDVDKLVGRA; encoded by the coding sequence ATGACGAGCGAGGTGGATTTCCACTTTGATCCCATGTGCCCCTTCGCATATCAGACGTCCATCTGGATACGCGACGTGCGTGAGCAACTGGGAATCACCATCAACTGGCGGTTCTTCAGCCTGGAAGAGGTCAACCGGGTCGAGGGCAAGAAGCACCCGTGGGAGCGAGACTGGTCCTACGGGTGGTCGCTGATGCGCATCGGCGCGCTATTGCGCCGGACGGATATGTCGTTGCTGGACAAGTGGTATAGCGCGATCGGACATGAGCTGCACGGTCTTGGCGGCAAACCGCACGACCCGGAGGTGGCGCGCCGGTTGCTGGGCGAGATCGGCTCGGACCCAGGGGTTCTCGACGCGGCCCTGGCCGATTCGACGACGCACGACGAAGTGCGTGCCGAGCATCAGCGGGTCGTCGATGCGGGCGGGTTCGGGGTGCCGACGTTGTTCTTGGATGGGCAGTGCCTGTTCGGGCCGGTGCTGGTGGACCCGCCCACCGGGGCGGCGTCGTTGAGGCTGTGGGACGTCGTCACCGGTATGGCCGAACTGCCGCATGTGTACGAGTTGCAGCGGCCGAAGTCGGCGGCTGATGCCGAGTTGATCGGCCGGAGCCTGCGCCCATATCTGGATGGGCGGGATTGGGTGAGCATCAACCGCGGGGAAGTGGTCGACGTCGACAAGCTAGTGGGGCGTGCTTAG